From Jiangella mangrovi:
GAGGCCGAACACCCGGAGATCACGATCGATCCGAAGGGCACGCCGACGGCGGAGATCCACACCAGCGTCCACGCCCAGGCCGCCGCCGGCAACCCGCCCGACGTCGCCCAGATCGGCTGGAGCAAGTTCGGCTACCTGCTCGAGAACCTGCCCTACGTCCCCATGGAGGAGGTCGCGCCCGAGGGCGAGCTGGACCAGCACCTCGAGGGCATGTACCCGGCGGCGGTCGAGCTGGGCCGGCACGACGGCGAGCTGGCCGGCCTGCCGTTCACGGTCTCGACGCCGACGCTGTTCATCAACGCCGACCTGTTCCGCGCCGCCGGCCTCGACCCCGCGGAGCCGCCCACGACCTGGACCCAGGCCAAGGAGGCCGCCGAGGCGATCGTCGGCACCGGCGCCCAGGGCATCTACGTCGACGCGGCGGGCGACGCGAAGTCGGACTTCCTCACCCAGTCGCTGATCGACTCCAACGGCGGCCGGCTGCTCGGCGACGACGGGTCGCTGCAGCTGGACTCTCCGGAGGCGGTCGAGGCGCTGAGCCTGCTGGCCGACCTCAGCGCCAGTGGGGCGCAGCCGCGCGTCGGCGAGGCCGAGGCGGTCGCCATGTTCCAGGCCGGCCAGCTCGGCATGCTGGTCACCAGCAGCGCGCTGCTCGCCGGCATGGCCACGGCGTCCGAGGGCGTGTTCGAGCTCGAGACCGCCGGCCTGCCGGCCTACGACGGGAAGGACCTCGCGCCGACGGTGTCCGGCGCGGGCATCTTCGTCTTCTCGCAGGACGAGGAGAAGCGGCGGGCGGCGTGGGAGTTCGTCAAGTTCGCGACCAGCGAGCGCGGCTACACCGTCCTCGCGTCGACGATCGGCTACCTGCCGCTGCGGCCGGACATCATCGACGACCCGGAGTACCTGGGCGACTTCTTCGCCGAGGACGACCGGCTGCTGCCCACCGTCGAGCAGCTGGAGTCGGTGGTGCCGTACCAGGTGCTGGCCGGCGAGAACGGCCAGCAGGCGCTGCTGCTCATGCAGGACAACGCGATCGCCCCGATCATGGTGTCCGGCGCCGACCCCGAGTCCACGCTGCGCGACATCGCGGGCCAGATGCGGGACCTGCTCGGACGATGACCGCGACAGCAACCGCATCATGACCGCCCTCACCCGGGCGCGGCCGGGGCCGCACCTGGCCCCGGCCCTGCTCGCCGTCGTCCTGACAGTGTACGGCCCGCTCCTCGCGGTTGCCGCGCTGAGCCTGTTCGACTTCAACCTCACCACGCGGCCGCCGGCGTGGGTGGGCGCAGCGAACTACGCCGAGGTCTTCGCCAGTCCCGAGGCCGGTCGCGCGCTCTGGAACACCCTGGGCTACCTGGTGGCGATCCTGCCGCTGTCGGTCGTGGCGCCCGCACTGGCCGCCATCGCGGTCTGGCGACTCGGCGGCCCTCTGGTGGGGTTCTACCGGACGGTGTTCTTCCTGCCGGTGCTCATCCCGCCGGCCGTCGGCGCCGTCATGTGGGAGTGGATCCTCAACCCGGTCCTCGGCATCACCGACGAGCCGCTGCGGCTGCTCGGCCTCGGCCCGGGGAACTGGCTGGCCGACGGCGCCGGCGCGTTCGCCGCCGTGACGGTGGTGAGCGGCTGGAAGGTGTTCGGGCTGAGCTTCATCCTGTTCACCGCCGGGCTGACGACGATCGACGGCGACGTCCTGGCGGCGGCGCGCATCGACCGGGCCGGCGAGTGGCAGCTGCTGCGCCACATCGTGCTGCCGTTGCTGCGCCCGGTGACGACGGTGGTGGTCTTCGCGACCGTGGTGTTCGCCGGGCCGTGGACGTTCGGGGTGATCGACGTGCTGACCCAGGGCGGGCCGGCCGGTGCGACCTCCAATGTGTACTACCTGCTGTACCAGTACGGTTTCGGCTTCTTCGACGGCGGCCCCGCGGCGGCGCTGTCGGTGCTGATCACGATCGGTTTCGGCGCGATCGTCGCTCTGCAGCTGCGAGCCACCCGATGAGCCGGCCGACCGGGCGTCGACGGCGGACGCTGCTGCGCGGCCTGGCCCACGTCCCGCTGCTGCTGGTCGCGGCCGCCATCGCGTTCCCCGTGCTCTGGGCGGTCGCGACATCGGTGAAGCCGACCGCCGTCCTCTACGACCTGAACCCGTTCGCCGCCACGCCGACGCTCGTCCACTACCGCTCCGCGCTGGACGCCCTTCCCGTCGTGCGCCTGGTCCTCAACACGGCGGTCATGTCGGCCGCTGTGGCGCTGGGACAGCTGACCGTCGCGACGCTGGCGGCGTACGGGCTGACGCAGTACCGCTTCCGCACCAGGCGCCTGGCGTTCGCGCTGCTCATCGGGACCGCGCTGGTGCCGCAGCAGGCGCTCGTCGTGCCGCACTACCTGCTGGTGTCGCGGCTGGGGCTGCTCGACTCCTACGCCGGGCTGGTGCTGCCGCAGCTGGCGTCGTCGGCGCTGGCGGTGTTCCTGCTGCGCCAGCAGCTCGCGGTGTTCCCGGCCGAGCTGATCGAGTCGGCGAAGCTGGCGGGTGCCTCCGACCGGCTGATCCTGCTGCGCATCGTCGTCCCGAACCTGCGGCCGGTGCTGGTCGCCGTCGGCATCGTCGTGTTCATCCAGACGTGGAACGAGTACCTGTGGCCGCTGCTGGCGACCAGCGGGACCTCACGGGCGACGGTGCAGGTGGGGTTGCGGATCTTCGAGACCGAGCAGGGCACCGCCTGGGGTCCGCTAATGGCGGCGGCCAGCCTGGTGGCCGCACCGCTGGTCGTCGCCTACGCGCTGGCCCAGCGCCGGGTCACCGACGCGTTCCTGCGCTCCGGGCTGGGCTGAGACTCCCCCGTCAGTCCGAGATGACCTCGGCCGGCGCGTGCCGGGCCAGCGCCTCTTGCTGCAGGTCGTCGGCCAGCGCGTCCAGCGCGCCGAGCGCGATGCGCAGGGAGATGGCCGACGACTCGTCGTCATCCATCCGAGCGAGCACCGCGTCCAGGTCCAGCCCCGCCGCGTAGATGTTCTGTAGCAGTCCGTCAGACGGCACATGCATGCCAGGGTTCACCGTTCACCCCCGATCCGGCGAGCCACTCCCCGTGCCCGACCGGCACGCTCGCCGTCGGGCACGCCCCCTGTTGACCGGGTGGAACCCGGCCTGTGCCCGGCGGCGAGCGGCCGGAGTAGGGCCGGCCCGCCCCTCTCAGCCCGGTCGCGGCCGGAGCCACGACCAGTGCCACCGCCAGGGTCCAGGGCGACGTTCATCAGCGCGACGGGCGCCGGTGCCTCACTCACCGACACCACGATCAGCACTGATCGGGACGCTACGCCGCAGGTGGGCGAGGGTCAAGGGGCCGCTCTGCGGCGGCCCGGCGAGCCGGATCAGCCCTCGACCCGGCCGAGGTCGGTGAGCGCTCCCGCGACCACGCCCTCAGCGACGTCGCGCAGCTTGCTGTTGGTCGACCGCGCGTGGGTGCGCAGGACGGCGAACGCGTCGTCGACGCTGATCGAGAGCCGCTCGGCGAGCACGCCCTTGGCCTGCTCGATGAAGATGCGGCTGTCGAGGGCCGACTGGAGCTGCCCGGCGACGGTCTCGTACTGGCGGACGGCCCGCTCGTGCAGGATGCCGATGGTGGCGACGTCGGCCATGGCCTGGCCGAGCGCCAGCGACTCGCCGTCGAGCCGGCCGGTGGCGGTCCCGAACAGGTTCATCGCGCCGATGACCACCTCGCGCAGCCGCATGGGCAGGGCGTGCACCGAGGTGAAGCCGGCCTTGCGCGCGGCCGGGGCGAACCGCGGCCAGCGGGCGTCGCCGTCGGCCGCGAGGTCCTCCTCGGACACCGGCGCGCCGGTGCGGTAGCTGTCGAGGCACGGGCCCTCGTCGTTCTGCAGCTCCGACAGCTCGAGGATGCGGGCCTCCTCGGTCGACGCCGCGACCAGGTTCAGGGTGCCATGGTGGTCGACCAGGACCACTCCGCAGGCCGTGACGTCGAGGAGTTCCACCACCCGGTGCGCGAGCAGGTCCAGGAGGCCGATGACGTCGTAGTCGTCGACCAGGGTGTCGGCCAGCTCCACGAACGTCTCACGGACCCGCCGGTCGGTGATGTTCATTCCTCGCCCTCCGTCTCCTGGTGCCCGTTCGGAGGCGGGTCTGTCACTCCCGGCCCCTTT
This genomic window contains:
- a CDS encoding GAF and ANTAR domain-containing protein codes for the protein MNITDRRVRETFVELADTLVDDYDVIGLLDLLAHRVVELLDVTACGVVLVDHHGTLNLVAASTEEARILELSELQNDEGPCLDSYRTGAPVSEEDLAADGDARWPRFAPAARKAGFTSVHALPMRLREVVIGAMNLFGTATGRLDGESLALGQAMADVATIGILHERAVRQYETVAGQLQSALDSRIFIEQAKGVLAERLSISVDDAFAVLRTHARSTNSKLRDVAEGVVAGALTDLGRVEG
- a CDS encoding ABC transporter substrate-binding protein — protein: MRTTLLGLALAAGLVTAACGSGAETNEPGDDGAGSSPGGGGDPVTIVFESYNYGTEGVGGEGMQQLIDAFEAEHPEITIDPKGTPTAEIHTSVHAQAAAGNPPDVAQIGWSKFGYLLENLPYVPMEEVAPEGELDQHLEGMYPAAVELGRHDGELAGLPFTVSTPTLFINADLFRAAGLDPAEPPTTWTQAKEAAEAIVGTGAQGIYVDAAGDAKSDFLTQSLIDSNGGRLLGDDGSLQLDSPEAVEALSLLADLSASGAQPRVGEAEAVAMFQAGQLGMLVTSSALLAGMATASEGVFELETAGLPAYDGKDLAPTVSGAGIFVFSQDEEKRRAAWEFVKFATSERGYTVLASTIGYLPLRPDIIDDPEYLGDFFAEDDRLLPTVEQLESVVPYQVLAGENGQQALLLMQDNAIAPIMVSGADPESTLRDIAGQMRDLLGR
- a CDS encoding carbohydrate ABC transporter permease; the protein is MSRPTGRRRRTLLRGLAHVPLLLVAAAIAFPVLWAVATSVKPTAVLYDLNPFAATPTLVHYRSALDALPVVRLVLNTAVMSAAVALGQLTVATLAAYGLTQYRFRTRRLAFALLIGTALVPQQALVVPHYLLVSRLGLLDSYAGLVLPQLASSALAVFLLRQQLAVFPAELIESAKLAGASDRLILLRIVVPNLRPVLVAVGIVVFIQTWNEYLWPLLATSGTSRATVQVGLRIFETEQGTAWGPLMAAASLVAAPLVVAYALAQRRVTDAFLRSGLG
- a CDS encoding carbohydrate ABC transporter permease, producing the protein MTALTRARPGPHLAPALLAVVLTVYGPLLAVAALSLFDFNLTTRPPAWVGAANYAEVFASPEAGRALWNTLGYLVAILPLSVVAPALAAIAVWRLGGPLVGFYRTVFFLPVLIPPAVGAVMWEWILNPVLGITDEPLRLLGLGPGNWLADGAGAFAAVTVVSGWKVFGLSFILFTAGLTTIDGDVLAAARIDRAGEWQLLRHIVLPLLRPVTTVVVFATVVFAGPWTFGVIDVLTQGGPAGATSNVYYLLYQYGFGFFDGGPAAALSVLITIGFGAIVALQLRATR